One window of Lawsonibacter asaccharolyticus genomic DNA carries:
- a CDS encoding FMN-dependent alpha-hydroxy acid dehydrogenase, which translates to MTYSEVLQAARGCSGPYCKACPVCNGRACGSSMPGPGAKGTGTVAVRNYEAWQSIRLDLDTICENKPVDTRYTFFGQQYDLPVFAGPVGATKLHYGEKYDDQAYNSILVPACAQAGIAAFTGDGTDPAVFTAAARAIGASGGKGIPTVKPWDRNTLFSKLDEAKAAGAQVIAMDIDAAGLPFLKGLQPPAGSKTVAELREIVEYAEVPFLIKGVMTVKGAHKALEAGAAGIVVSNHGGRVLDGVPATAEALPAIADAVRDQMVILVDGGIRSGVDVCKALALGADAVLLARPYVTAVYGGGAEGVALLTQKLKGELEDTMAMCGVHSLKEITREILF; encoded by the coding sequence ATGACCTATTCTGAAGTCCTGCAGGCCGCCAGGGGATGCAGCGGCCCTTACTGCAAAGCCTGCCCGGTATGCAATGGCCGGGCCTGCGGCAGCTCCATGCCCGGCCCGGGAGCAAAGGGCACCGGCACCGTCGCCGTCCGGAATTATGAGGCGTGGCAGAGCATCCGGCTGGATCTGGACACCATCTGCGAAAACAAGCCTGTGGACACCCGTTACACCTTCTTCGGGCAGCAGTACGATCTGCCCGTCTTTGCCGGCCCGGTGGGCGCCACCAAGCTGCACTACGGCGAAAAATATGACGACCAGGCCTACAACAGCATCCTGGTCCCGGCCTGTGCCCAGGCCGGCATCGCCGCCTTCACCGGCGACGGGACCGACCCCGCAGTCTTCACCGCCGCAGCCAGGGCCATCGGTGCCTCCGGCGGGAAGGGCATTCCTACCGTAAAGCCCTGGGACCGCAACACACTCTTCTCCAAGCTGGACGAGGCCAAGGCGGCCGGCGCCCAGGTCATCGCCATGGACATCGACGCCGCCGGCCTCCCCTTCCTGAAGGGGCTCCAGCCCCCGGCGGGCAGCAAGACGGTGGCGGAGCTGCGGGAGATCGTGGAGTACGCCGAAGTCCCCTTCCTGATCAAAGGCGTTATGACCGTGAAGGGGGCCCACAAGGCTCTGGAGGCCGGCGCGGCGGGCATCGTGGTATCCAACCATGGGGGCCGGGTGCTGGACGGTGTCCCCGCCACGGCTGAAGCCCTTCCCGCCATTGCCGACGCGGTGAGGGATCAGATGGTCATCCTGGTGGACGGCGGCATCCGCAGCGGCGTGGACGTGTGTAAGGCACTGGCGCTGGGTGCTGACGCCGTTCTGCTGGCCCGCCCCTATGTCACGGCGGTGTACGGCGGAGGAGCAGAGGGCGTGGCCCTGCTGACCCAGAAGCTGAAGGGGGAGCTGGAGGACACCATGGCTATGTGCGGGGTCCACAGTCTGAAAGAGATCACCAGAGAGATCCTTTTCTAA
- a CDS encoding 4-alpha-glucanotransferase: MEDHRSSGILLAVSSLPGPYGIGSLGGPARRFVDFLAEAGQHYWQILPLVPPGDGSSPYMSPSAFAGNPYLIDLDELAAEGLLTPQELDGARWPDPDRVDYDHLAQTRIPLLRKAWERSQTAHLQSDAPDLPWLEDYCTFAALHDRYQAPFWQWPEDAPPPELEEIDFHRFLQETFYRQWMALKKYASRRCIRIMGDIPFYLSPDSVQMWRQPELFQLDGKGHLAASAGVPPDAFSDQGQLWGNPLYDWKGNKQGVFDFWKRRIQWCAAIYDAVRIDHFRAFHSYWSVPTGAENAREGHWEDGPGMELLHALQKSAPQLELIAEDLGDLGPEALQFVRTCGIPGMKVMVFAFDPVGESAYLPHNCQRDSVIYTGTHDTPTFLQWLMETDPDSRLFASRYLRLRQDEGLGWGVISGAWAAPSRLAIAPLQDVLGLGSDARMNTPGTMGSQNWSWRVRQEAFNPYVSGKLREITRTYRR, encoded by the coding sequence ATGGAAGATCATCGTTCCAGCGGCATCCTGCTGGCCGTGTCCTCTCTGCCCGGCCCCTACGGCATCGGCTCCCTGGGCGGACCCGCCCGGCGGTTCGTGGATTTTCTCGCCGAGGCCGGGCAGCACTACTGGCAGATCCTGCCCCTTGTCCCACCGGGGGACGGCTCCTCCCCCTATATGTCCCCCTCCGCTTTTGCCGGCAACCCCTATCTCATCGACCTGGATGAACTGGCGGCCGAGGGGCTCCTCACCCCCCAGGAGCTGGACGGGGCCCGCTGGCCCGACCCGGACCGGGTGGATTACGACCATCTGGCCCAGACCCGTATCCCCCTGCTGCGGAAGGCCTGGGAACGCTCCCAAACCGCCCACCTCCAGTCTGACGCCCCAGACCTGCCCTGGCTGGAGGATTACTGCACCTTCGCCGCCCTCCACGACCGGTATCAAGCCCCTTTCTGGCAGTGGCCTGAGGACGCCCCTCCGCCGGAGCTGGAGGAGATTGATTTTCACCGTTTCCTCCAGGAGACCTTCTACCGCCAGTGGATGGCTCTGAAGAAATATGCCAGCCGGCGCTGCATCCGCATCATGGGTGACATCCCCTTCTACCTCTCCCCAGACAGCGTTCAGATGTGGCGCCAGCCCGAGCTCTTTCAGCTGGATGGGAAGGGCCATCTGGCCGCCTCGGCCGGCGTTCCCCCCGACGCATTTTCTGACCAGGGCCAGCTGTGGGGCAACCCCCTCTATGACTGGAAGGGAAACAAGCAGGGGGTCTTTGACTTCTGGAAGCGGCGCATCCAGTGGTGTGCCGCCATCTATGACGCCGTGCGTATCGACCACTTCCGGGCTTTCCACAGCTACTGGTCCGTCCCCACTGGCGCGGAGAATGCCCGGGAGGGCCATTGGGAGGATGGACCGGGGATGGAGCTCCTCCATGCCCTGCAAAAATCCGCCCCCCAGCTGGAGCTCATTGCGGAGGACCTGGGGGACCTGGGGCCCGAAGCCCTGCAGTTCGTCCGTACCTGCGGCATCCCCGGCATGAAGGTGATGGTGTTCGCCTTCGACCCCGTGGGGGAGAGCGCCTACCTCCCCCACAACTGCCAGCGGGACTCCGTCATCTATACTGGCACCCATGACACCCCGACCTTCCTCCAGTGGCTGATGGAAACCGACCCCGACTCCCGCCTGTTCGCCAGCCGCTATCTCCGGCTCCGGCAGGACGAGGGGCTGGGCTGGGGCGTGATCTCCGGCGCCTGGGCCGCTCCCAGCCGCCTGGCTATCGCCCCTCTCCAGGATGTACTGGGGCTGGGCAGCGACGCTCGGATGAACACCCCCGGCACTATGGGCAGCCAGAATTGGAGCTGGCGGGTCCGTCAGGAGGCCTTCAACCCCTACGTCTCCGGTAAGCTGCGTGAGATCACCCGCACCTACCGCCGCTGA
- a CDS encoding ATP-dependent Clp protease ATP-binding subunit: MPECRFTSTALGALRLAQENAARLGHSYVGSEHLLLGLASQEYSAAARSLQSSGVDSRSLRSAISQLVGTGVPARSLHQGLTPKCCLAIQQAAAASRRLGQNAVSAEHLLLGLLQDRECAACRLMAEQGADLDQLSQGLAAFLGGEELPTRSVRPREPERSTDTRLLDQCARDLTRMAADGQLDPVIGREEELTRVIQILSRRTKNNPALIGEPGVGKTAIVEGLALAIADGTAPSHLLGRRVCALDLCAMVAGTKYRGEFEEKLKHVLEEVRRAGNIILFIDELHTIVGAGSAEGAIDAANILKPALSRGELQVLGATTLDEYQRYIEKDAALERRFQPVTVREPTRDQALAILQGLRGRYEGHHHLSISDEALEAAVDLSCRYLPQRFLPDKAIDLVDEAASRARLAGRSLPPELQALELRAVQTGRQLREAIRAQDFEQAAMLRDAEEDFREELNHSRRAWQASQERRSVEPCHIREVLSQWTGVPVTDLDDGDRRALLELEDHLRGQLLGQDAAVEQVARAIRRGRLGLKDGRRPTGCFLLLGPSGVGKTQLCRALAAVLFGSQDALIRFDMSEYMEPHSVSRLIGSPPGYVGHEDGGQLTEAVRRSPWSVVLLDELEKAHRDIWSILLQVMEEGVLTDSRGRKTDFRNTVLVMTSNLGSQRFVRGPGLGFSPGPEGDRTALEREVLADARKSFPPEFLNRLDAALVFHPLDHTSLVSITRQLLDQAGARLAELGVSLSAEEGAVELLARSGGDREYGARPLRRAVSSLVEDPAADLVLRGALVPGDTLQVSVSQGKVTVRPVSPK, encoded by the coding sequence ATGCCAGAATGCCGCTTTACCTCCACCGCCCTGGGCGCCCTGCGGCTGGCCCAGGAGAACGCCGCCCGGCTTGGGCACAGCTATGTGGGCAGCGAGCACCTGCTGCTGGGTCTGGCCAGCCAGGAGTACAGCGCCGCCGCCCGGTCCCTTCAGAGCAGCGGGGTGGACAGCCGCTCCCTGCGCTCCGCCATCTCCCAGCTGGTGGGCACCGGCGTGCCCGCCCGGTCCCTCCACCAGGGCCTGACCCCCAAGTGCTGCCTGGCCATCCAGCAGGCAGCGGCCGCCTCCCGCCGCCTGGGGCAGAACGCTGTCAGCGCGGAGCACCTGCTGCTGGGTCTGCTTCAGGATCGTGAGTGCGCCGCCTGCCGCCTTATGGCGGAGCAGGGGGCGGATCTGGACCAGCTCTCCCAGGGACTGGCAGCCTTTCTGGGGGGCGAGGAACTCCCCACCCGCTCCGTCCGACCCCGGGAACCGGAGCGCAGCACCGATACCCGCCTGCTGGACCAGTGCGCCCGGGACTTGACCCGGATGGCTGCCGACGGACAGCTGGACCCGGTGATCGGCCGGGAGGAGGAACTGACCCGGGTGATCCAGATCCTGTCCCGGCGGACCAAGAACAACCCCGCCCTCATCGGGGAACCAGGCGTGGGAAAGACTGCCATTGTGGAGGGGCTGGCCCTGGCCATCGCTGATGGCACCGCCCCCTCCCACCTGCTGGGCAGGCGTGTGTGCGCTCTGGACCTATGCGCCATGGTGGCGGGCACCAAGTACCGGGGGGAGTTCGAGGAGAAGCTCAAACACGTGCTGGAGGAGGTCCGCCGGGCAGGCAACATCATCCTCTTCATCGATGAGCTGCACACCATCGTGGGGGCGGGGAGCGCGGAGGGGGCCATCGACGCCGCCAACATCCTGAAGCCCGCTCTGTCCCGTGGGGAGCTCCAGGTGCTGGGGGCCACCACACTGGACGAGTATCAGCGCTATATCGAGAAGGACGCCGCCCTGGAGCGCCGCTTCCAGCCCGTCACGGTCCGGGAGCCCACCCGTGACCAGGCCCTGGCCATCCTCCAGGGCCTTCGGGGCCGATACGAGGGGCACCACCACCTCTCCATCTCCGATGAGGCCCTGGAGGCGGCGGTGGACCTGTCCTGCCGCTATCTGCCCCAGCGCTTTCTCCCAGACAAGGCCATCGACCTGGTGGACGAGGCGGCCAGCCGGGCCCGGCTGGCCGGGCGCTCCCTCCCCCCGGAGCTCCAAGCCCTGGAACTCCGGGCCGTCCAAACCGGCCGCCAGCTGCGGGAGGCCATCCGGGCCCAGGACTTCGAGCAGGCAGCCATGCTCCGGGACGCGGAGGAGGATTTTCGGGAGGAGCTGAATCACTCCCGCCGGGCCTGGCAGGCCAGCCAGGAGCGGCGCTCGGTGGAGCCCTGCCACATCCGGGAGGTCCTCTCCCAATGGACCGGGGTGCCGGTCACCGATCTGGACGATGGGGACCGCCGGGCCCTTTTGGAGCTGGAGGACCATCTGCGCGGGCAGCTGCTGGGCCAAGATGCCGCAGTGGAACAGGTGGCCCGAGCCATCCGACGGGGACGGCTGGGACTAAAAGACGGCCGCCGGCCCACCGGCTGCTTCCTCCTCCTGGGTCCCAGCGGCGTGGGCAAGACCCAGCTGTGCCGGGCCCTGGCCGCTGTCCTCTTCGGCAGTCAGGACGCCCTGATCCGCTTCGATATGTCGGAGTATATGGAACCCCACTCCGTCTCCCGCCTCATCGGCTCCCCACCGGGCTATGTGGGCCATGAGGACGGCGGACAGCTCACCGAGGCGGTGCGCCGCTCCCCCTGGTCCGTGGTGCTGCTGGACGAGCTGGAGAAGGCCCATCGGGATATCTGGTCCATCCTGCTCCAGGTGATGGAGGAGGGGGTGCTTACCGACAGCCGGGGCCGCAAAACGGATTTCCGCAACACCGTGCTGGTCATGACCTCCAACCTGGGTTCCCAACGCTTCGTGCGGGGACCCGGCCTGGGCTTCTCCCCCGGCCCTGAGGGGGACCGAACCGCCCTGGAGCGGGAGGTGCTGGCCGACGCACGGAAGTCCTTTCCCCCGGAGTTCCTCAACCGTCTGGACGCCGCCCTTGTCTTCCACCCACTGGACCACACTTCCTTGGTCTCCATCACCCGGCAGCTGCTGGACCAGGCGGGGGCTCGCCTGGCGGAGCTGGGCGTCTCTCTGTCTGCGGAGGAGGGTGCGGTGGAACTGCTGGCCCGCAGCGGCGGGGACCGGGAGTACGGCGCCCGCCCTCTGCGCCGCGCGGTCTCCTCCCTGGTGGAGGACCCCGCCGCAGACCTGGTGCTGCGGGGTGCCCTGGTACCCGGAGACACGCTCCAGGTCTCCGTCTCCCAAGGCAAGGTCACAGTTCGCCCAGTTTCCCCGAAATGA
- a CDS encoding ferredoxin, translated as MAYKISDACISCGSCADGCPVGAISQGDSQYVISEDACIDCGACSDTCPVGAISQG; from the coding sequence ATGGCTTACAAGATTAGCGATGCCTGCATCAGCTGCGGCTCCTGCGCCGACGGCTGCCCTGTGGGTGCGATTTCTCAGGGCGATTCCCAGTATGTCATCAGCGAGGATGCCTGCATCGACTGCGGCGCTTGCTCTGACACCTGCCCTGTGGGTGCCATTTCCCAGGGCTGA
- a CDS encoding chorismate mutase: MSGGAKYFIVEAEAMPEIIRKVAEAKRLLETGEKTTVNGAAREVGISRSAFYKYKDAVHPFQDMLHGRIVTLQTVLRDEPGVLSGVLNVFAGTGINILTINQNIPVNGCAVVTITAETSALRRSLEELLAAAGGSPGVLRCEILAG, translated from the coding sequence TTGAGCGGAGGGGCGAAGTACTTTATCGTGGAGGCAGAGGCCATGCCGGAGATCATTCGGAAAGTGGCGGAGGCCAAGCGCCTGTTAGAGACCGGGGAGAAGACCACGGTGAACGGCGCGGCCCGGGAGGTGGGCATCAGCCGGAGCGCGTTCTATAAGTATAAGGACGCGGTGCATCCCTTTCAGGATATGCTCCACGGCAGGATCGTCACGCTCCAGACCGTACTGCGGGATGAGCCCGGCGTGCTCTCCGGCGTGTTGAACGTGTTCGCCGGTACAGGCATCAATATTCTGACCATCAATCAGAACATCCCGGTCAACGGCTGTGCGGTGGTGACCATCACGGCGGAGACCTCCGCCCTGCGGCGCTCCCTGGAGGAGCTGCTGGCCGCCGCGGGAGGCAGCCCCGGCGTGCTGCGCTGTGAGATCCTGGCCGGATAA
- a CDS encoding homoserine dehydrogenase, which translates to MVNVAILGFGTVGSGVAEVLTTNGGLIDQRVENLVRLKYILDVRDFPDSPYRDCFVKDFGVIESDPEVDIVVETIGGATVALDFTTRALKAGKSVVSSNKELVATHGYELLQLAREHGVSYLFEASVGGGIPILRPLTSCLAANELSQVTGILNGTTNYILTRMIKAGLTFEQALKEAQENGYAERDPSADVDGHDACRKICILAALAFGQHVYPDQVPTQGIRGVTLADVAYADSCGYKIKLLGRAIRERDGKLCAFVAPHLVPASNPLSGVEDVFNAISVTGNAIGDVMFYGRGAGKLPTASAVVADVIDIAKDLKTARCAVWGPGSRDLVVSSDILSSRWYVRGTASMDKVRAAFGEISPLARGGAPAGETAFLTAPMTEPQVRARLEGMELHSLIRVLE; encoded by the coding sequence ATGGTAAATGTTGCGATCTTAGGCTTTGGCACTGTGGGCTCCGGCGTGGCAGAGGTGCTCACCACCAACGGCGGGCTGATCGACCAGCGGGTGGAGAATCTGGTGCGGCTGAAATATATCCTGGATGTGCGGGATTTCCCGGACAGCCCGTACCGGGACTGCTTCGTCAAGGACTTTGGGGTCATCGAGAGCGACCCCGAGGTGGACATCGTAGTGGAGACTATCGGCGGCGCCACGGTGGCGCTGGACTTTACCACCCGGGCGCTGAAAGCGGGCAAGAGCGTGGTCTCCTCCAATAAGGAGCTGGTGGCCACCCACGGCTATGAGCTGCTCCAGCTGGCCCGGGAGCACGGAGTCAGCTATCTGTTCGAGGCCAGCGTGGGCGGGGGCATCCCTATCCTGCGGCCCCTGACCTCCTGCTTGGCAGCCAACGAGCTCAGCCAGGTCACCGGCATCCTCAACGGCACCACCAACTATATCCTTACCCGGATGATCAAGGCGGGCCTCACCTTCGAGCAGGCGCTGAAGGAGGCACAGGAGAACGGTTACGCGGAGCGGGACCCCTCCGCCGACGTAGACGGACACGACGCCTGCCGGAAGATCTGCATCCTGGCAGCCCTGGCCTTCGGGCAGCACGTCTACCCTGACCAGGTGCCCACCCAGGGCATCCGGGGCGTCACCCTGGCCGATGTGGCCTATGCCGACTCCTGCGGCTATAAGATCAAGCTGCTGGGCCGGGCCATCCGGGAGAGGGATGGAAAGCTCTGCGCCTTTGTGGCCCCCCATCTGGTGCCCGCCTCCAACCCCCTGTCCGGGGTGGAGGACGTGTTCAACGCCATTTCCGTCACCGGAAACGCCATCGGTGACGTGATGTTTTATGGCCGGGGGGCGGGCAAGCTGCCCACGGCTTCCGCCGTGGTGGCCGATGTCATCGACATCGCCAAGGATCTGAAGACTGCCCGGTGTGCGGTCTGGGGACCCGGGTCCCGGGACCTGGTGGTCAGTTCCGACATCCTCAGCTCCCGCTGGTATGTCCGGGGGACGGCCTCCATGGACAAAGTCCGGGCCGCCTTCGGGGAGATCAGCCCCCTGGCAAGGGGAGGTGCGCCTGCCGGGGAGACCGCTTTCCTGACCGCACCCATGACGGAGCCCCAGGTCCGGGCCAGGCTGGAGGGGATGGAGCTCCACTCCCTTATCCGGGTGCTGGAGTGA
- a CDS encoding aspartokinase — translation MALIVQKFGGSSVADTARIRNVARIITETYRKGNNVVVVLSAQGDTTDDLIAKAEEINPGASRREMDMLLATGEQISISLCAMAIEALGYPVISLTGWQAGMLTNSAYGSARIKRIRTDRIQTELDARKIVLVAGFQGINKYDDITTLGRGGSDTSAVALAASLHADLCQIYTDVDGVYTADPRSVTGARKLEEITYDEMLELASLGAQVLHNRSVEMAKRYNVNLEVLSSFTGNPGTKVKEVVKNMEKSHVSGVAKDKNVARLALVGLADEPGIAFKIFSLLAKNRINVDIILQSIGRDSSKDISFTVARGDTERAKALLEEHREAIGFREIEVNEQVAKVSIVGAGMVNNPGVAARMFEALYGASVNINMISTSEIKVSVLVNERDADRAVQAIHDRFFNEFGGNA, via the coding sequence ATGGCATTGATCGTACAAAAATTCGGCGGCAGCTCCGTCGCCGACACGGCCCGCATCCGGAATGTGGCCCGGATCATCACGGAGACATATCGCAAAGGAAACAACGTGGTGGTGGTCCTGTCCGCCCAGGGGGACACCACCGATGACCTGATCGCCAAGGCGGAAGAGATCAACCCCGGAGCCTCCCGCCGGGAGATGGACATGCTGCTGGCCACTGGAGAACAGATCTCCATCTCCCTGTGCGCCATGGCCATCGAAGCTCTGGGGTATCCTGTGATCTCTCTCACTGGCTGGCAGGCGGGGATGCTCACCAACTCCGCTTACGGCAGTGCCCGGATCAAGCGCATCCGCACCGACCGCATACAGACTGAGCTGGACGCCCGGAAGATCGTCCTGGTGGCCGGCTTCCAGGGCATCAATAAGTATGATGACATCACTACCCTGGGACGGGGCGGCTCCGACACCTCGGCGGTGGCTCTGGCCGCCTCCCTCCATGCAGATCTGTGTCAGATCTACACCGATGTGGACGGCGTGTACACCGCCGATCCCCGCTCGGTCACCGGAGCGAGAAAGCTGGAAGAGATCACCTATGACGAGATGCTGGAACTGGCCAGCCTGGGGGCGCAGGTGCTGCACAACCGCTCGGTGGAAATGGCCAAGCGATACAACGTCAATCTGGAGGTTCTCTCCAGCTTCACCGGGAATCCGGGTACGAAAGTTAAGGAGGTCGTAAAAAACATGGAAAAATCCCACGTCAGCGGTGTGGCGAAAGATAAAAATGTGGCCCGGCTGGCCTTGGTGGGCTTGGCCGACGAGCCCGGGATCGCCTTTAAGATCTTCTCTCTCTTGGCAAAGAACCGGATCAACGTAGACATCATCCTCCAGTCCATTGGACGGGACAGCAGCAAGGATATCAGCTTCACCGTGGCCCGGGGCGACACTGAACGGGCCAAGGCGCTGCTGGAAGAGCACAGGGAGGCCATCGGCTTCCGGGAGATCGAAGTGAATGAGCAGGTGGCCAAGGTCTCCATCGTGGGGGCCGGGATGGTAAACAACCCCGGTGTGGCCGCCAGGATGTTTGAGGCCCTCTACGGTGCCAGCGTGAACATCAACATGATCTCCACCAGCGAGATCAAGGTCTCTGTCCTGGTGAATGAGCGGGACGCAGACCGGGCGGTCCAGGCCATCCACGACCGCTTCTTCAACGAATTTGGAGGCAACGCCTGA
- a CDS encoding MATE efflux family protein translates to MLSENAYSRPVTLKNVLRFAVPTIVMTVFMSFYTMVDGLFVSNLIGTDALSAVNLTAPIISLVTAISTMLATGGSAVIMRKVGEQKATEANEDFTFLIVVNVIVGLVMSVLGYLVMDGIFGSMNLSPVVFDHCHDYLSRYLIFTIPILLMNNFTLYMIAAGKSDLSMVCSITGGVLNMVLDYVLIAVLDMGIAGAAIATGLGYSVTAVVGIVLFSKKNSLLHFVKPVCRRKTLWEAATNGSSEMATALVTGIVTMMFNWTMLKYVGENGVAAITIIMYVLMFATSLYTGYSYGVAPMISFYYGEQNHGKLKKLIRMSLKIISVIAAVTLIASLVVTEPLVSVFARPDNPVYDLAVTGNRICSFALIFIGFNVFASGMFTALSNGLISAVLAFSRSFVFMVIAMLILPALFGVTGVWFATPAAEFAAICLSLIMFGRYQKKYGY, encoded by the coding sequence ATGCTGAGCGAGAACGCATACAGCCGCCCGGTAACATTAAAAAATGTTTTGAGATTTGCTGTCCCGACTATCGTTATGACGGTATTCATGTCCTTTTATACCATGGTGGACGGTCTGTTTGTATCCAATCTGATTGGTACAGATGCACTGTCCGCAGTCAATTTGACCGCCCCGATTATTTCACTGGTAACTGCCATCTCTACCATGCTTGCTACGGGTGGAAGCGCTGTCATTATGAGAAAGGTAGGAGAGCAAAAAGCAACGGAAGCAAATGAGGACTTCACATTTCTAATTGTTGTGAATGTGATTGTAGGGCTTGTCATGTCCGTTTTAGGTTATCTTGTCATGGACGGCATCTTTGGAAGCATGAACCTTTCGCCGGTTGTATTTGATCACTGCCACGATTATTTGAGCCGCTATTTGATTTTCACAATCCCTATCCTGCTGATGAATAACTTTACCCTTTATATGATCGCCGCCGGGAAGTCAGATCTTTCTATGGTCTGCTCCATTACAGGCGGCGTGTTGAATATGGTCCTTGACTATGTTTTGATCGCTGTACTTGATATGGGGATTGCGGGGGCGGCGATTGCCACCGGCTTGGGGTATTCTGTTACGGCGGTAGTGGGAATTGTGCTGTTTTCCAAGAAAAACAGCCTGCTTCATTTTGTAAAGCCGGTATGCCGGAGGAAAACTTTGTGGGAAGCTGCCACAAATGGCAGTTCGGAAATGGCGACCGCCTTAGTGACAGGTATCGTTACTATGATGTTTAACTGGACAATGCTGAAATATGTAGGGGAAAACGGCGTAGCAGCCATTACCATCATTATGTATGTGCTGATGTTCGCCACTTCTCTCTATACCGGCTATTCCTACGGAGTCGCGCCTATGATCAGTTTTTACTATGGCGAACAAAATCATGGAAAATTAAAAAAGCTGATACGTATGAGCTTGAAGATCATCAGCGTGATCGCTGCTGTGACCCTCATCGCTTCGCTGGTCGTTACAGAGCCGCTTGTCTCGGTGTTCGCCCGCCCAGATAACCCAGTATATGATTTGGCGGTTACAGGAAACCGTATCTGTTCCTTTGCCCTTATCTTTATCGGCTTTAATGTTTTTGCCAGCGGAATGTTTACGGCGTTATCCAACGGGCTGATCTCAGCGGTGCTTGCTTTTTCACGCTCCTTTGTATTCATGGTGATCGCTATGCTGATACTTCCCGCACTCTTCGGCGTAACAGGTGTGTGGTTTGCGACACCCGCTGCGGAGTTTGCGGCGATCTGCCTATCTCTTATTATGTTTGGCAGATACCAAAAGAAATATGGATATTAA
- a CDS encoding acetyltransferase, with amino-acid sequence MSRLHFEEARTEEQFAALSLIHALGWRTTYAGAIPADFMAREITDDRWVPTFRENLKTNRNQLLLLYDKDIPVCCATFGPARIDAGLQAGTVCKFNSRGYEGWGEIISFYTHPDHKRKGYGTKLMEEVLRRLSGQGYLQVFLFVLRENENARRFYEKMGFAWDGTHEDIPFPPDTICVDLRYTRSLP; translated from the coding sequence ATGTCCCGCCTTCATTTTGAAGAGGCCCGCACAGAGGAGCAGTTCGCCGCCCTGTCCCTGATCCACGCCCTGGGCTGGCGGACCACCTACGCCGGCGCCATCCCCGCCGACTTCATGGCCCGGGAGATCACCGATGACCGCTGGGTCCCCACATTCCGGGAAAATCTGAAAACAAATCGCAATCAACTCCTTCTATTATACGATAAGGATATTCCCGTCTGCTGTGCCACCTTCGGCCCCGCCCGGATCGATGCAGGTCTCCAGGCAGGTACGGTGTGCAAGTTCAACTCCCGAGGATATGAGGGCTGGGGAGAGATCATCTCCTTTTATACCCACCCAGACCATAAAAGGAAGGGCTATGGCACCAAGCTCATGGAGGAAGTCCTCCGCCGCCTGAGCGGCCAGGGCTATCTTCAGGTCTTTCTCTTTGTCCTGCGGGAGAATGAAAACGCCCGCCGCTTCTACGAAAAAATGGGGTTTGCCTGGGACGGGACCCACGAGGACATCCCCTTCCCGCCGGACACCATCTGCGTGGACCTGCGCTACACCCGTTCCCTGCCATGA